Part of the Urocitellus parryii isolate mUroPar1 chromosome 2, mUroPar1.hap1, whole genome shotgun sequence genome, aatgcacTTACTATTTTAAGGAAAGAGATATAATAGCTAAGTACCCTTTTAGGAAAAGTGTACTTTAgcttcaaagcaaaaaaaaaaaaaaaaaaatatatatatatatatatatatatatatttaatatatttaataatgaccatcattatttttttttattaaaattaaaaaaaacttaaaaaatgcttGCAGATGTCATGGTCAGGATGGcatatttatagtattttatttaattgttgaaCTAGCATCTGCAACTTTAAGTTATTGTTGGTGTGGAACATATTGATTTATTAGATTTCACTAATatgttattttctaaatttatttcatgGATATTTCATGatttgagtattttaaaaaataaataatattgcgAAAAATCAAGACCTAAGTaaacaattttattcattatgtCAATCATACCTCAAAATCCACATCTCCAAAACAGCCACATGTTGAGCAAGGAccaacaattttcaaaatatcttctttGTTTGCATTTTGTATTGTGAACTTGGGTTGAAAGGGGTCCCACTTCTGAGCAACATAACCAACTACAGTACCAGGAGGGACTTGGATTTCTAACTGtcagaaaagataaagataaaataagattttcaaaGGTTATTATATTGTAATTACATTCTATTGCAAATTTAACTCTAAACAGTATGTGCTGTTatgatatcattttttttgtattctacaaatatttctaaatatatgctTCTAAAGATGTCAACCAGTGTCCCCTCCCCTGCAACATAATGTCTGACCTGGCCCACTGGCTTCGTACCTTTCATCTCAGGCAGCTGGTCAAGCTCAGCCATTCACCTTGTGGTAACTCATCACTGACTTCCTCTCAGTTGTTGCCACAACACATGTCTATTTGAAGCCTCCTTTACCAATCATTAAATGTTCACAAGTTTTTCCAGCCTCTTTGTgcttgattaaaagaaaattccttttaCAGAGTTACAGTTATTAAACAAACAGTATGGTTCATGCCTTCCAAAGTGTAATTTGACTCCATTACCCTTTCATATCTATGGAAGTCAAATCAAATTCCTCTGTATGATGATAAGTAGGGATTGGTTAcagatttaaatataatattttggcTTTGAAGCTAAATCAGCTCTCCACCATCCAATATCCTTTAGACTTTCCTTACTGAATTCATGGTCTTATGAATCTATAGTGTTCTTAGATACAAAGAGGTGAATTTAATAGGATTGCTAAGGATGACATATTTGTTCTgagatcaatttttaaataattggttGGACTTTTGACcaagttaataaatattaatgggtATCAAGAtacattttatcttaatttatgtTCCATTATGCTACTATgttataaaataacaattatcaGTAAATTTCATGggcatatatttattattatgcaGACTACAACATCTTGGGGAATATTAACCTTCAAAATCCTCATAAAAGATGCAaattctcagggctggggatatagctcagttggtagagtgcttacctcacatgcataaggccctggatttaatccccagcaccacacacacacacacacacacacacacacacaaaagaaaaaaaagcaaattcttgGGCTCCGTGTATGAGACATCTTATGGTTTAGCCAGGTACTTTCTCATAAATAGTCAGAGAAATAACTTCAATAGATGTTGTTAGAAACTTCCCTAGTAACTGTCTTCTGTTTGAATATTTATTGCCCTTGTACTTATGTAACAGTGTTCCACTTTATGATTGGAATATAGTATTTGCTGCTCTACTACtgtgacttattttaaaaaacagacatgtttctttcttttccccccattttctctccctctgcctactctcaggggaaacagaattacctttcttccccatcctaggaaGAGTTATGTGTCCATGAGCACACAACCACTACAGAAACAAATtaattcagactttggggatggcaccagaagatctcagaaatgactatctcccaaattaacacagagaacatgtggaatggagcccttgaatcacctctttaaaaacctcCTGTTCCTCCTAGTGGGGAGAACCACAACCTCTGAAACAACAGGGGTTgattctcctttgctagcaaagtaataaaactttttttcctttctctcaaaactgtgtccttgttattggattggcattggtcCAAGGGCAGAGCTTTTGATAACACTTAGAACAATATTTAGGATACAGGACTTCAACAGAGAAGCTGGGGACTAGATCAGGACACTTATATCAAGCTTGACAAATAACATTCCCTTGGTGTGTGATCATGAACCAGCGCCTCCATTCTGTGAACACCAGTTTCCTTAACTGCAAAAAGTGCAGAGTGAAACTTGTTTACTAGCTCATAGAAATGTCATATAAAAGTCAATAAAGTAAGGAAAAGTTTGCTGTTAAGTTAAATTAATATGTCAGTGAAAGTTATTGCTATAGGTcaattaaataatgataaaaagcaaTTGTATTTTATGATTAAATGACTGAATCATTGCCTCTAGACTAATAGCATCATTAGCACCTCCTGAACTTTACTACTCTTGCAGAAGACAAGGGTGTATCTGCCCAGGGTGGAGTGTATAGATGTCACAACAATATATCTAGTACAGAAGTCCAAGAGGTGCATCTCATGTGCATGAGCTGTCTTAACCATTTAACATCATGGAGGCCACCTGTCTTTGGTTGGAAAGGGAAAAATTTAGTGACTCCCCAAATCCTCAAGCTCTTCTGATCCTAAAGAGCAACATACTAATTTAACACAGGAAAGGTTAATTGTTCCATAGCTCCAGACAAATATCATATCACTTAAAGAAACAATGACTAAccttgaacaaaagaaaaatccagagacTAACCTCTTGCAGGTAGCAAGGGCACCAACAGCTATTACACCTCAAGGGTCTGTTTACTGTGATCACCTCTCGACCTGAGTTATCTGTGATTCTCAGGGTGCAGGATCGCAGAGTGGAACAGAAAGTACGATTGAAGCAAATGCTTTCTTCCACTGCAAAGTAAATTCTTTGTCCCAAGCCATTTTTAATCTCATATTTGTTAGAAGTCTCAGTGCCAAGTATcactaatagagaaaaaaattattttattttataaaataatgtttaggTCAGTATCAACCCTTTAAAATAAGTAGAGGTTATTATTCTTTATACAAATCTATTTCTATGCTCTAAAATTTGAGGTCTTATCTATTTATCAAGGTAAAATCTGAGAACAAAGCTATGTAATTAATTAACTGTGATTGCCGAACTATTACTACCCATGCACTTGTCTGCTAAAGAACCAATGCTATCAAGAATCTACTTTTCAAATAATAGCTTCATCATTGTTATGCAAGTTTGGGACAACTTATAGTAATAGTGATGATTGTGTCTAAATCTCTATCTGATAATACATCTACAACTAtgttccatttaaaaatgtatctcaattttgaaacattttaggAATAACATAGACTATTAAGAACAGAAAACACTTAAGTAATTTGAAATCAGTTAGTCATCCTCATATATTTGTGTCCTGAGAAATAATTTTCCTGTTTGGTGAATCACTGAGGAACCCATAAAACCGTGGTATATTATAATTTTGGTAGATTTTTGTTATTTAGTTTCAACCTTGATTTCCATTTCTGAACGTGTTAAGAAATGTAAATGACTAACATCTTTGGGaatgctaaaatatattttttatttaacattaaatGTAATGCTAGAATTTGAATAGTAATAGCACCAAAGACTTAGagttttctatttgtatttaaatCATACTAATTCTTTTACTTGgtgcttttattaaataaaagacCAAGtgctcattttgatataattcttctctctatatatttaacTCTATggtacaaattattattattattattattattatagttttagatggacaaaatatctttattttatttgcttatttttttgtggtgctgaggagcgaacccaggtCTAGGcaagcctcacatgtgctaccccagcgttctacctctgagatacatccccagctcagtTGAACATATTTAGATGTGAAGAAACTTCTgagaactaaaatattttcaacaattttaataaatgtggAAGGTAATACACTTACTTCCAAGAAGCTCCACCTGCTGGTGTATAATTATCAGGTCTAACTGTGAAAAGATgacagaaaggaaacaaaaagaattacATCACAATGCTTTGAAAACGTCCAGAGAGATTACTATTAATCTCCTTACTATAATACACAAAACAGATGATTGTCATGTTTTCTATTAGAATGGTTGAAAACAGCTCACATTTCATAATTAAGAAGaggataaaatgttttatattcacacaaaaatttTACAGGAACCCTTAAAACTGAAGGAAAGAATTGCCATGAATAGGAAAAGCAACAGTGGTTAATTCTGCTAACTTTCTCTgtcacaataaataaaacaaaacaaaaaacaaaagaaagaaagaaagagagagagagagagagagagagagagagagagagaaagaaagataaagaaagaaaagaagataacCTTTGAAAAAATTTCTATTAATCTCTGAATAATAAGACCTAAGATGTTTtaaaactcaaagaaataaaGTGACAATGATGATTTGAATGACTAACCTCTCCCTTCAAACCCTATTCCTCAGTCACAGCTCCTTCCTCTTAGTGatggaattaaattttaaaagaagttataCTATGAACATCTCTCATTCACTTACCTTTGggctacaaaagaaaaaaagaaagaaagaaagaaagaaaccagtaGATCCCAAGAAAATATCTATTAAGCAGAATAAGAGATTTGCTACTGAATAGTGACATAAATTTGTAACATAATTACAATGAGATCAATTTTCACACATAAGCTATCCAAGACAGGtaagaaatgacattaaaaagtatataatgaaaaatgattttttaagagaaataagaaGAGCTGAGTGAAGTGGcgcacgactgtaatcccagtggtttgggaggctgaggcaggagggctgaaaattcaaggccaacctcagcaacttagtgagtccctaagcaatttagcaagacctgtctcaaaataaaaagtgaaaaaagggctggggatgatgtGACTTGGTGgcaaagcactcttgggttcaatgcccagtacatacacaaataaaataaaataagggtggAAATTCACTAAGCAAAATTATGAACACTGAAAATACTgatgatcattttattttctaatgtttcacTCTCTATTTCACCTCCACATTTTCTGTGCTTTATTCTTGCATCACATTAATAAACACTCCAGGAATTGTTGAACCAAGCCAATGATTGATAAAACTTGGTTCTCGATTGAATACCACATACCCAGAAAATTATCCCCTCATTTGTATATCCTGAGTTGGGGATAAAATCTAtaccatttcctctttttaaatctGATGATTGATAAAAGACTACATGTGAACTATTTTTTAAGattcccaaaatatttttctcaaataattttattctaaaaccaTATCAACAATTGTGGCAGACAGTTTCTTAAAAGCTTAGAAAAGTTTTTTGTAGTGTGTTGCATTACATCTGGGAAAATGAAGAGTCGTGGGAAAAGAAAAGGCGTCAAAAGGGTCTATGTGATTATTTAGCAGTGGATTTGTGCAGAAGTAGCATAGTGATTGAGATCTGTGGGGTCAGGTCTAAAGTGCTTGAGTTTAGGAACTCTGAATGTTGATGCCTTGAGTTGAATTTTAGTCTTGAAAATCTGAAACTATCAATTGAGAGCGACCtcacaaagaaaaaggaagttgtACCTCTCTGATGTAGTGGTTGTTACTGATGGGCTACAATGGGGTTAGTGACTGTGCTACATATTTTAACCCAATCACTGATATAATCTTCACAAAAACTCAGATAGATATTGCTAATTTAGTGCATGAGGAAACAGTATTCAGGAAATTTCCCAAGATCACAGCTTACATAAGGGGCCACCAGTTTGGACGTGCCTTCCACTTTCACTTTACTGCCATCACTAGACCAAGGGACAAGAGGAAAGACTTCTTAAGGGACACTCTAAAACTTGCATGCCCTTCCTCTGTGTTTTCCTCACTCTCATACTTACCTCATCCTCTGTAATAAGATTGGATTTGATTTCTCTCTGTGGACAAGCCTCATGGATTTGAGCATCTTGACTTAGGTTGTTCTTGTAGTTTCCTTTAAATCGCCCTGAGGCACTTATAAACCAAGGTCCAAATGGGCCCTTTCCATCCTTTTCTATTGGTTGGTGAAATAGAAAGTGTTGCAAACTTTAAACAGATTGAATTATATATTCAGGTGTCAGGGCAAGTAAATTATTCCTTAAGTATGAGAGCtgtagaaatgaaaacacaatcaCAGCCGTGGATATTCAGCTTCAGatgcaattctttttaaaatattttaaatcaagtttACAGGTATCATTGAtttcatttcatatatgtatttcaaaaataaattgcaaattaCGTGTGCCTTTAATTTACTAGTCTTACCTATAGGTGAGTAAATTGTGATAATTAATTGTCCTTTCACACCACAGGATAAAATGCCATTGACTATTCTGAATGCAAATCCAATCTAGAAAGCATCCATTGATTTTGTTCTTAGATTTAACTGATGTCttatgtaagtatatatgtatgtttatctttgtttttgaaaatgataCTCTCAATAGTCATAAGATAGGCTTGATtcatagataataaaataaaaattaataatcatttaactttttaatataaagagatttttattatagattttatttatttatcgaaCATGTAATATCACCAAATGTTCATGATCTTTGATGGATTTTTTAGTTCAAAATTAGCAcctaaaaattcatttgtttttgtgtgtcttCCAGATCTATGATGGAACACCTTtgaaatgcttatttatttttgtatgtgcgCTGGTTTAAAGTGGATACATGTCTTTTAGTATAAAGTAGGTTATCATTCCCTTTCCATGTAAAGGGTTCGACAATTTTGtggtatattttgttttctgaaaaaagtttagcaaaaatttatttttaggaaatgttCTACCTTTTAGATTGAAGCCAAAGAGTTCATATGTCTATTCATTgaatgataaaaaacaaaacaaaacaaaacaaaaaaaaaactgtatttgtGTCAAGCATCTGGCCCCGGGTGTGTCATCATTCACGGGTGGAAGAAGGATATGTGATGACCATATGTGATCATCAAACCTCAGCCCTCTGGCACTGGTATATCACTTTTATACTTGGCAAAACCTTGTCTGACAACATTCCCAAACAGCTTGCAGCAGTTAATCAACTCTAGTCAGCTATTACAGCTGATCCTTTCTGCAGATGGAAGATGGTAGGTTGGCTTTTCCAGCTCTTTTACACATCTCCCTGAGCTCTCCAGTCTCTGAAGTACATTTGTCTGCCAATGGGTTTCTGGAGGAGGCATCtgcaattataaacattttcCCAGGAACATATGCTGCATGCAGCTTAAACCCTATCGGGCATAACAGACATCTCTTGTACCTTAAGGGAATTAACACAGAGATTTGATTTTGATAAAAGAGAGAGACTTTATAGTTGAAAGAATGCCAGACAAGCTGAAGATTGTAGCAGATGTGCTGACATCTCAATATCAGTGTGATTCTAATCTTTGAtaggataaaatacaaaaacaattatacacacacacagacacagacacatatacatacacagagcaattgctttttttttgctatgtaaTTTGGATGATGCTCTTTTCAGGCTGAGTTATTATAAGGTTTGAATCACTATTTCCTTTCCAATGACCAGAACAGTGATTGTACCTAATAGTAACATGATCTTTGAGCCATTGGTCTAGAGATGCACAGTATCAGAAGATGATAATGTTAATTTTCCCTTGGATGTTCATCTTCTTTTGGAGATTCAGTTGAAGAGGTTGAATTCTCACTTCTTTGCAGAAGCCTCCCATGTTCTTTGAAGCTTAACATTTCTCTCCTAGATCGATATCCCTGAGTATTTTACAAGTTTGTGTTCACCTTGATTTTGTACACAGGCTTGCgctatttatcaatattttgtttgttttgctgttgtaAAATATTGCAGAATGTTTGGGTGAGAGGGACTAGGTTTCATGCTTTTTATATGCCTTGAGTATGGcacatactcaataaatattctttaattaaaTGGCGGTAAGTGACTTAAGCATATGAGACAATTCCTTGAGGGTAAATTTCCCAACACCTTGAGCAATGAACATAAGGTAGATAAATGTGCTAAATAGCTCTATCAAAAATACTTAGTGTCATCACTCTGTCAAgtaaataaggaaaatagaagcagcaataaaacaaatgtcttccaaaataactttaaaattaatattttataatttcatgctTTATAATGTCTTTCTCACATTAGCAAATTATTGGTCGAGATCTTTCAAATTTGGTTAAAAAGCAAGAAATCAAGTTTGTATtaattttaaggggaaaaaaattcacagaaacagaaagatgtAAATACCTGGCTTAAATATTCTAGACCAGGGGGGAGGCAGACTGTTGGCAAGAAGCTTCTTGGTGGAGTGAGACCTGGCTGCCATTCTGGGTTCCCTGGATTAGGGTTTTGCTCTGGGTCTGGAGCTCCAGGAAGAAAACGAGGCAGCCCTCTGCTTTTTGGGGTATGTGCATCTGCAAGAGAATGAAAGTCTCAACACATATTTAATCTTAAGGCCAACTCATTTACTCCATTTTAAAATGCGTTACTTCTTAGCTCAGATAATCTCTTGCAGCTCTCTTTTTAGTGGCCTTTCTTTAATTTACACCACTTTTGCCACTAACACTCGACCCCTAAGtcagagaaaaaggaattttaCATTTGGAACTTCAAATATGGAGGgatgttatttatgtatttactatagtGTATACTATTAATATATTTACTATACATTATTCTTCATACTATTATGTATAACGCCTGAACATGATGcatacaaaaatcttttttttttaaattttaatatataaatgataGACTTGCTCCTAGTAGttgctctttttcttctcatGTAACTTCCATTTGGGTGTCTCTGTCATTGGATAGCGAGTCTTTTTTCAAAGACTAAAAGTGTTTTCAGTTCTCATCTTTTTCCACAAAGAATCAGAATTTTGCAAGTAGATTTAGCTAGTGCATTGTGTTGTTTTAGATTGGGTGTAGGTGTGGCGCATGACTAACAAAGACATATTTTCAGAAATGATAGAGGCCATTATGTAAACAAAGTACAGTCAAGCATTGCTCAACAGTGGATTGATGTTCTGGGAAATGTGTCATAAGGCAATTTCATTGTGTGAACACCATAAAGTATAGTTCACAAAGGAAGGTGGCTGTGACATCAGTAGGCAATAATCTCATGGGACCACTGTCCTATTTGTTCCATCTAGATGGCTGCAATCTCATTATGCAATAGGTGCATGTGATTCTGACTGTTTTAAAGACACATGAATGGAAGGGACAAGGAAACTGGTTCTGGATTtatacaaaagagaaatttaCAATACCTACTCAAATTTTTGAAGAAGTATTATATCTCATTATGCACATATTAATAGTGAAGTaacatatatatcaataaaaatacatcacaatgctgttaattaaaaaatgacaccAAACTCATGAAAGTATGTTTATGGGAGGTGTTAAGGTTTAGATACGATGTGTTACCCCAAAGCTCCTATGtgaatgcaggaatgtttggagatAAACTGATTGGATTATGGCGGCTATAAACCGATCAGTCCTTCCTAGtgtgaatggactaactgggtggtaactgtaggctggtggGTGTGGCTGTAGGAGATAGCTTATCTTTACTGTGGCCCCTGAAATCCCCACTTCCACTTCCTGGTggtgccaggagctgagcagctttcctccatcctattcttccaccatgatgtgcacctcatcttgggcccagagccatgaagTTGGTTCCCTTTCTAAatctgaaaccacaagccaaaataaacttttcctcccctaagttgttctagttaaatatttttgtcacagcaatgaaaagttgactaatacaaGAGGCATATTTTTTCTCTGTCTATTGCATCtcaactataataataataaatcttaaaaaatgcaTTGTTTCCTTTGAAGATAATACATTTCCCATCACTAAGAAAACTCAAGTATACCCTGAATGAGCAACTGGATGGGTATTAAAAAATGATGAGGAAATAAAGATACTCGAGGAATGACCTTTTGGATACTGACATAATTTGATTCTAGCAATGACAGGCTCATTAGCATTGGGTATACATATAATGTTAATGAAGGACAATTGCCAGATGATCCATATATTTACTGAATGTGAAGGCTGTGGGAAGAAATTTGGCTTATTATTCTTAACGTAGGATGGCTAAGTTTGTACAGATCTTTGACATTTAGAATCTTTACAGGAGATGCTCAACTATTATGACCAAATGGAAAAATGTGTCATTTGACCCCATTGAAACAGAGCTGATGATACTCTAACAGTTTGCTTCTCCCAGAAATCCCATCCTGAACTTCTCTTAGATCTTGGACGGACAGAAAAGACAAGCTTTCGAACTCATCTTGCTCTCAGGAAGGGGCCCTGAAATGGGATCCCAAGTGTGAGTCCTACTGGAAGACTATGTAACACTAGTTCTGAATTGGGAGGTGAGGTAAGCGCCAATATAGCAACGGCATCTGGGAAATATTAAAAGGCAATCGACATCCTTTTCCAGTATTAGTGCCACAAGCACTGTcatcattaattttcaaaaaacacaGAGGCAAAAACATGATGTAGAGAAAACTAGTTCACCATGATAAAATTCAGAGTAGAGGTTCATTTTTGGAATGAACATGGGAACGCAGGGTTATGGTTCTAAACAGAAATTTCAGGGGGTGCCAGAAATGTTGCACATCTTTCTCTTGATGGTGGGTATAGGCATGCACCTTTATTAAGAAACATCAAAACAACAGGGTGCTCTTTATGAATTTTAATGGTCATATGTTATCTTgcaatttaaaaagtacataaggccaggcacggtggtgcatgcctgtaatcccagcggcttgggaggttgagacaggaggatcgtgggttcaaagtcagcctcagcaatgtgaggcgctaagcaactcagtgagaccctgtctctaaataaaatcaaactagggctggggatgtagctcagtggctgagtgtccctgagtttaacccCTGGTACCACCCctcccaataaaataaaaagcacataaGATTAATTTCTAACACAATATCTGGAATAAGATTATTAGGATCTATCtcactctccccccccccccgctttttttttaaagattgtcaAATTGCTCCAATTTTATCTTGTAAATTACTATAACACAGTGCAGTAGGTTATTAAGTGTTGGGCAAATGACTGTATGTTCCTCACCAAGTTCTTAGGTCTTTAAACTCACGGCAGGTCCTTAAGCATTGGTGCACTTGAAACCCAGAGGATTCAGTGCCCAAAGTCTTTATTCAGGAATGGAATATTGCTGTGTTTCTGTCTCAGACTGTTGAGAGAGATCACCATCCTGAGATCACTTGTTTCATTCTCTGAGATATCAGTTTACATGGCAATAACCTCTGGAGATAGTTTCTCTTCACCAGAGAAACTTGTTCTTTTCTCAAACTTGTTCTCAATTTGAGGACAACTTGTTCTTAAATGTACTTATTTATACTGAACCGGGGGTTCCAGACCTCAGGATTCCtcatgatgtcctccagttcaGACTGCCCTCTGCTTTAGGAGTGCAGATGGACCTGCTTATGAAATGTCCACCTCACCTGTATTCCCTGGGGGATGCTAACCAAAAATATAGGTTCATGGGCCAGAAACCATTATGAAGTTACAAGTAGTGTCTTCACATAAAC contains:
- the Plscr5 gene encoding phospholipid scramblase family member 5 → MCRSKGLERARCQGTAAAVQGGSQPCAGLRGRLQLLTGWARCSVLVTSAKADRCWKDKVTTLSKAQDAHTPKSRGLPRFLPGAPDPEQNPNPGNPEWQPGLTPPRSFLPTVCLPPGLEYLSQLDLIIIHQQVELLGMILGTETSNKYEIKNGLGQRIYFAVEESICFNRTFCSTLRSCTLRITDNSGREVITVNRPLRCNSCWCPCYLQELEIQVPPGTVVGYVAQKWDPFQPKFTIQNANKEDILKIVGPCSTCGCFGDVDFEVKTMNEKLTIGKISKYWSGFVNDVFTNADNFGIQVPADLDVTVKAAMIGACFLFDFMYFEHSLAGL